From the Bacillota bacterium genome, one window contains:
- a CDS encoding SRPBCC domain-containing protein has product MWRALTDPSELNRWLTRSASLDLRVGGRIAPRLRLERSRSRLDHRAFAAGAAGLRHRRRIPKGLDAHG; this is encoded by the coding sequence ATTTGGCGGGCGCTGACCGATCCGTCGGAACTTAACCGGTGGCTGACCCGTTCGGCCAGCCTCGACCTGCGCGTCGGAGGCCGGATCGCCCCTCGACTACGGCTGGAGCGCTCGCGAAGCCGGCTCGATCACCGAGCTTTCGCCGCCGGAGCGGCTGGCCTACGTCACCGACGACGGATTCCGAAGGGCCTGGACGCTCACGGCTGA
- a CDS encoding PDZ domain-containing protein: protein MELLLRNLKSVLEQGADQRGDWWRNCLGIAHTSLRPGHPAYETVKRGSVVTRVVEGSPAAAPGLQAADVVTGVNGQPVRGYADLTHVLVGVAPGERVRLTIARNGRAREVELPLGPRPQG from the coding sequence ATGGAGCTTCTGCTGCGCAACCTCAAGAGCGTCCTCGAACAGGGGGCCGATCAGCGGGGCGACTGGTGGCGCAACTGCTTGGGCATTGCCCACACGTCGCTTCGACCGGGGCACCCCGCCTACGAGACGGTCAAGCGAGGATCCGTCGTAACGCGTGTGGTCGAAGGGTCGCCGGCGGCGGCCCCCGGCCTGCAGGCCGCAGACGTCGTGACCGGGGTCAATGGCCAGCCTGTACGGGGGTACGCCGATCTAACGCACGTGCTCGTGGGAGTCGCGCCCGGCGAGCGGGTCCGGCTCACCATCGCCCGAAACGGCCGGGCGCGGGAAGTGGAGCTCCCGCTGGGGCCGCGGCCACAAGGGTGA
- a CDS encoding TIM-barrel domain-containing protein, whose amino-acid sequence MGEVGSMASWRPVAGGVAVTGEGAAVELRFVSPDVLRVRISRDGTEPEPSFVLQEGLAAEAAPVDVACRDGDIFIESGRVTARIGMEPFSLEVADSRGRVAFVIPQNGIQLADGRVLQRLALSLEERIYGLGQGTYPHLDLRGQERRIWHEWRGFSQSGPAGIPFLISTRGYGLLLNTSYPSRFAIGEAQVPPPADPPGSETRAPAPWRQDEPVAGSRPDCITVLTYCDRVEYFVIVRWPMAELLRGYRELTGAAPVPPIWALGYIQSKNRYRSQRELLEVGRQYRARGIPCDVLVIDWLWFKTFGDLEWDRAAWPDPAAMTRELASMGFRVMQAQHPFVDRGSVNWQDFLENGYLARFPGTEGPRHPLVHDSLVDFSNPEVRRAWWSRIRRLFDDGVRAYWIDMGEPEQHPPGSRHFLGSRERVHNIYSLFWAKGLFEGQRSCSSERVFSLARTAYAGIQRYGCAMWSGDISPTWEVLRSQVIIGQQVGLSGQPYWTTDIGGFMAVPWYDPELYVRWLQWGAWCPLFRTHGTRPGNEPWSFGPLVEAAATEAIRLRYRLLPYIYAHAWQTHLSGVPIMQAMPMRYPDNPRAAESEQQFMFGASLLVAPITERGARERRVYLPEGKWYDFWTDRALSGPAEVSAFAPLARIPVFVRAGSIVVFGPDVLHARDAQWDPLTIHVYPGADARFVLHEDDGVTYAYERGEHAQTLIEYFDGARSLVIHPAEGAFEGQHERRAIRVVFHDAGQPQAVLLGGSPLPGGEGATSAERLEAAYACDARARQVTVWLPRWPIRQPASVTLVGCKPPSEAAPPQSASPDGGVAELRLDASWPEPGTAVVYAYIEAPLPRGSPVEWQFTPAPGWVGEEVEVPRPAGVSAFRAWRCKATGSQHAPGAPTAVSVTVRPPEGRSFTLSAQILLASECVATWSLLGPIAGQNDQGLSGLEQELARGLSQTSVALGGQRWDWKAYSMVSDCFGYLNLAGLMIDREPWEQPQQRWVAYAAAQVWSPDDREAVVELVGEDRLKLWVNGEAVVETPVAPAVEPLRARVALGAGWNRVLVRCSKETTFEPGGRWWGFYARLLDGRHEIMKDIRFREALPEAEEPAGGGGMRR is encoded by the coding sequence ATGGGGGAGGTGGGTTCGATGGCGAGCTGGAGGCCGGTCGCGGGCGGTGTGGCCGTCACGGGAGAGGGGGCGGCGGTCGAGCTGCGGTTTGTCTCGCCCGACGTGCTCCGCGTGAGGATTTCCCGAGACGGTACGGAGCCTGAGCCGTCCTTCGTGCTGCAGGAGGGCCTGGCAGCGGAGGCAGCCCCCGTCGACGTGGCCTGCCGGGACGGCGACATCTTCATCGAGTCGGGACGTGTCACGGCCCGTATCGGCATGGAGCCGTTTTCGCTGGAGGTCGCCGACTCGCGGGGGCGCGTGGCGTTTGTCATACCGCAAAACGGCATCCAACTCGCGGACGGGCGCGTCCTCCAGCGCTTGGCCCTTTCGCTCGAGGAGCGAATCTACGGGCTGGGGCAGGGCACGTACCCCCACCTCGACCTGCGCGGCCAGGAACGCCGGATCTGGCACGAGTGGCGAGGGTTCAGCCAGAGCGGGCCGGCCGGGATTCCGTTTCTCATCAGCACTCGGGGGTACGGGCTGCTTCTCAACACCTCCTACCCCAGCCGCTTCGCCATCGGCGAGGCGCAGGTTCCGCCGCCGGCCGACCCTCCGGGTTCCGAGACGAGGGCTCCGGCTCCGTGGCGCCAGGACGAGCCTGTGGCCGGCTCCCGGCCCGACTGCATCACGGTGCTGACCTACTGCGACCGCGTCGAGTACTTCGTCATCGTGCGCTGGCCGATGGCCGAGCTGCTGCGGGGATACCGCGAGCTGACGGGCGCCGCGCCCGTGCCTCCCATCTGGGCGCTGGGGTACATCCAGAGCAAAAACCGCTACCGCAGCCAGCGCGAGCTTCTGGAGGTGGGGCGCCAGTACCGGGCCCGGGGGATCCCCTGCGACGTGCTGGTCATCGACTGGCTATGGTTTAAGACCTTTGGCGACCTGGAGTGGGACCGGGCCGCCTGGCCGGATCCTGCGGCCATGACCCGGGAGCTTGCCAGCATGGGCTTTCGGGTGATGCAGGCACAGCACCCCTTTGTCGACAGGGGATCCGTCAACTGGCAGGATTTCCTCGAAAACGGCTACCTCGCGAGGTTTCCCGGGACCGAGGGGCCCCGCCACCCGTTGGTGCACGACAGCCTCGTCGATTTCTCCAACCCCGAGGTGAGGCGGGCCTGGTGGTCCCGGATCCGGCGGCTGTTCGACGACGGGGTCCGAGCCTACTGGATCGACATGGGCGAGCCCGAGCAGCATCCGCCGGGAAGCCGGCACTTCCTGGGCAGCCGCGAGCGCGTTCACAACATCTACAGCCTGTTCTGGGCCAAGGGGCTGTTTGAGGGGCAGCGCTCCTGCAGCAGCGAACGGGTCTTCAGCCTGGCTCGCACGGCGTACGCCGGCATCCAGCGCTACGGGTGCGCCATGTGGTCGGGGGACATTTCGCCCACCTGGGAGGTGCTGCGCTCCCAGGTGATCATCGGCCAGCAGGTGGGCCTGTCCGGCCAGCCTTACTGGACCACCGACATCGGCGGGTTCATGGCGGTGCCGTGGTACGACCCCGAACTCTACGTGCGGTGGCTGCAGTGGGGAGCCTGGTGCCCCCTGTTCCGTACGCACGGAACGAGGCCGGGCAACGAGCCCTGGTCCTTCGGGCCCCTGGTGGAGGCGGCGGCGACAGAGGCCATACGGCTTCGGTACCGGCTGCTGCCCTACATCTACGCGCACGCCTGGCAGACCCACCTGAGCGGTGTGCCCATCATGCAGGCCATGCCGATGCGGTATCCGGACAACCCCCGGGCGGCCGAAAGCGAACAGCAATTCATGTTTGGCGCAAGCCTCCTGGTAGCCCCCATCACCGAGCGCGGGGCCCGGGAGCGCCGGGTGTACCTGCCGGAGGGGAAATGGTACGACTTCTGGACGGACAGGGCGCTTTCCGGCCCGGCCGAGGTGTCGGCCTTTGCCCCGCTGGCCCGCATCCCTGTCTTTGTGAGGGCGGGCTCGATCGTGGTTTTCGGGCCGGACGTGCTCCATGCCCGGGACGCCCAGTGGGATCCGCTGACGATCCACGTCTATCCCGGGGCGGATGCCCGGTTTGTACTGCACGAGGACGACGGGGTCACGTACGCCTACGAGCGCGGCGAGCATGCGCAGACGCTCATCGAGTACTTCGACGGGGCGCGCTCGTTGGTCATCCATCCCGCTGAGGGAGCCTTCGAAGGGCAGCACGAAAGGCGGGCGATCCGGGTCGTGTTTCACGACGCCGGCCAGCCGCAGGCCGTGCTGTTGGGCGGCAGCCCGCTGCCGGGCGGGGAAGGGGCAACCTCAGCGGAGAGGCTCGAGGCGGCGTACGCCTGCGATGCCCGGGCAAGGCAAGTGACGGTGTGGCTGCCGCGGTGGCCCATCCGCCAGCCGGCTTCAGTCACTTTGGTCGGGTGCAAGCCACCCTCCGAGGCAGCCCCGCCCCAAAGCGCCTCGCCGGACGGGGGCGTGGCGGAGCTCAGGCTTGACGCCTCCTGGCCGGAGCCGGGGACCGCGGTGGTCTACGCCTACATCGAGGCGCCGCTGCCTCGGGGAAGCCCCGTCGAGTGGCAGTTCACGCCGGCGCCCGGCTGGGTGGGCGAGGAGGTGGAGGTGCCCAGGCCTGCCGGCGTGTCCGCCTTTCGGGCGTGGCGCTGCAAGGCCACAGGCTCGCAGCATGCCCCGGGAGCGCCAACTGCCGTCAGCGTAACCGTCAGGCCGCCCGAAGGGCGAAGCTTCACCCTGAGCGCGCAGATCCTTCTGGCAAGCGAATGCGTGGCCACGTGGAGCCTGCTGGGCCCCATTGCGGGGCAAAACGACCAGGGGCTTTCGGGCCTTGAGCAAGAACTGGCCAGGGGCCTGTCACAGACGAGCGTCGCGCTGGGAGGGCAAAGGTGGGACTGGAAAGCGTACAGCATGGTGAGCGATTGTTTTGGCTACCTCAACCTGGCCGGGTTGATGATCGATCGGGAGCCCTGGGAGCAGCCGCAGCAGCGCTGGGTGGCTTACGCCGCCGCCCAGGTCTGGTCGCCTGATGACCGGGAGGCGGTCGTCGAGCTGGTGGGCGAGGACCGCCTGAAGCTGTGGGTCAACGGGGAGGCGGTGGTGGAGACGCCCGTCGCCCCGGCCGTGGAGCCGCTGAGGGCCCGGGTTGCCCTGGGGGCGGGATGGAATCGCGTGCTCGTGAGATGTTCGAAGGAGACAACGTTCGAGCCTGGCGGCCGCTGGTGGGGGTTCTACGCGAGGTTGCTGGACGGCCGGCACGAGATCATGAAAGACATCAGGTTCCGTGAGGCGCTGCCGGAAGCCGAAGAGCCAGCCGGAGGGGGCGGAATGCGGCGGTGA
- a CDS encoding ADP-ribosylglycohydrolase family protein: MEDTLLFKKVYGSIAAANIGSAMGAAVEWVSVPGGGWKAIEEKLGWVETFLPWVQQERDVRYWNNSPALHYQHMDMPPGMTEDGAEIRYLLALAIVEKGGRITVDDLAEVWKREIKREDIGRLINPHIKIHYDRLVAGDENTRIPPRLLGAMTPWPGLVDAAHMISPVGVINACNPYQAALDAAEVAAILQPPASGGVEACKAIAAAVAEAFRPNATVESVVEASRAYGSALTRQIIDEVLELAKRYPDIREIREPIRRHFAPTYPYADAVETAAEAIALFWITKGDVRQGLIGATNLGRDTDCIGGILGAICGAFQGIDGVPAQWVETVQQAIDRNPYTVQRRSMRDLALGLTEAVRANAKEVQRQVQELAKLDSR, from the coding sequence ATGGAAGATACCCTGCTGTTCAAGAAGGTATATGGATCCATCGCAGCAGCCAACATTGGCTCCGCCATGGGGGCGGCCGTGGAGTGGGTCAGCGTTCCCGGCGGCGGCTGGAAAGCCATTGAGGAGAAGCTAGGCTGGGTGGAGACCTTTCTTCCCTGGGTGCAGCAAGAACGGGACGTTCGTTACTGGAACAATAGCCCGGCCCTACATTACCAGCACATGGACATGCCGCCGGGGATGACCGAGGACGGCGCCGAGATTCGCTACCTCTTGGCGCTGGCGATCGTCGAAAAGGGCGGGCGTATCACCGTTGACGACCTGGCAGAGGTGTGGAAGCGGGAGATCAAGCGGGAGGACATCGGCCGGCTGATCAACCCGCACATCAAGATCCACTACGACCGCTTGGTGGCCGGCGACGAGAACACCCGCATACCGCCCAGGCTGCTCGGGGCTATGACACCCTGGCCTGGGCTGGTTGACGCGGCCCACATGATCAGCCCTGTCGGCGTCATCAACGCTTGCAACCCCTACCAGGCGGCCCTTGACGCGGCGGAAGTAGCCGCCATCCTGCAGCCGCCCGCCAGCGGGGGCGTGGAGGCCTGCAAGGCCATTGCCGCGGCGGTGGCCGAAGCGTTCCGGCCAAATGCCACGGTGGAGTCGGTCGTGGAAGCGTCAAGGGCCTACGGCTCGGCGCTCACTCGGCAGATTATCGACGAGGTCCTGGAGCTGGCCAAGCGGTATCCCGACATTCGAGAGATTCGCGAGCCGATCCGCCGGCACTTCGCTCCCACCTACCCCTATGCCGACGCGGTGGAAACAGCAGCGGAGGCCATCGCTCTCTTCTGGATCACGAAAGGCGACGTCAGGCAAGGCTTGATCGGAGCGACCAACCTGGGGCGCGACACGGACTGCATCGGCGGCATACTCGGGGCGATTTGCGGCGCCTTCCAAGGGATAGATGGGGTACCCGCGCAATGGGTGGAGACGGTGCAGCAGGCCATCGACCGCAACCCATACACGGTTCAGAGGCGCTCCATGCGCGACCTTGCGCTAGGGCTGACCGAGGCTGTGCGGGCCAACGCAAAGGAGGTGCAACGCCAGGTTCAGGAGCTAGCCAAACTTGACTCCAGGTAG
- a CDS encoding TRAP transporter substrate-binding protein — translation MFRIRAGVLVLTGLLVFTATSMAAAQASRTIRLPHCCAAGSHFDVAATKFAELLEQKTNGRLKVRVFPGGQLGQETEVIQQVQAGTIEMTIIGHDPLAQFAPITTLLSMPYLLRDHDQAFRVLEGPVGKEIERALREKRLRVLGWGNNGARVYTNNRRPIEKPEDLRGLKIRSPQSPVNLAITEALGGIPVAMPYGEVYTALQQKTIDGQENAVINIYPAKLHEVQRYMSMTHHLLSFVVLVVNDNFFNSLPADIQKAMQEAADEALAFQRQYVVGLTNELVAKMQEHGVKVNWPELEPFRKATRRIHEEYIGKSFSRELYELVVQAD, via the coding sequence ATGTTCAGGATCCGCGCAGGCGTTTTAGTGCTCACCGGCCTGTTGGTCTTCACTGCCACGTCAATGGCTGCGGCCCAGGCAAGCCGGACCATCCGGTTGCCCCACTGTTGCGCGGCTGGCAGCCATTTTGACGTCGCCGCCACCAAGTTTGCCGAACTGCTGGAGCAAAAGACCAATGGACGGCTCAAGGTCAGAGTCTTCCCCGGTGGGCAGCTTGGTCAGGAAACCGAGGTAATCCAGCAAGTGCAGGCCGGGACCATCGAAATGACGATCATCGGCCACGACCCGCTCGCGCAGTTCGCGCCAATTACCACTCTCTTAAGCATGCCTTACCTGCTCCGCGATCACGACCAAGCCTTTCGGGTGCTCGAAGGCCCGGTGGGCAAGGAGATCGAGCGCGCGCTTCGGGAGAAGCGGCTTCGCGTGCTGGGCTGGGGCAACAACGGTGCCCGCGTCTACACCAACAACCGGAGGCCGATCGAAAAGCCGGAGGACCTGAGGGGTCTCAAAATCCGTAGCCCGCAAAGCCCGGTCAACCTGGCAATCACGGAGGCATTGGGCGGTATCCCGGTAGCTATGCCTTATGGCGAGGTCTATACTGCCCTACAGCAAAAGACCATCGACGGTCAGGAGAACGCTGTAATCAACATCTACCCTGCCAAGCTCCATGAGGTCCAGCGATACATGTCCATGACCCACCACCTGCTCTCTTTCGTAGTGCTGGTGGTGAACGACAACTTCTTCAACTCGCTGCCGGCCGATATACAGAAGGCCATGCAGGAAGCGGCCGATGAGGCTTTGGCCTTTCAGCGACAGTACGTCGTGGGCCTCACCAATGAGCTAGTGGCCAAGATGCAGGAACATGGCGTGAAGGTCAACTGGCCTGAGCTGGAACCCTTCCGCAAGGCTACCCGGCGTATTCACGAGGAGTACATCGGTAAGTCCTTCAGCCGGGAGCTCTACGAGCTGGTCGTTCAGGCCGACTAG
- a CDS encoding TRAP transporter small permease, protein MKGMRAAIVRSITRISTLVEWMTILLTGALVVLVSANVVARYLLQVGLIWAEELSRLAFVWVVFFGAFVALRKRSHLAITFVTDHLPPRGRSAVRVGVILLTLAFLGVVVWGGTRLVLQTVRFGRVTPMLGISAAWGYLGVPVAAFLMFLEVLRVLLQGEDLVPDGDTTLPAPGRVADQARTE, encoded by the coding sequence ATGAAGGGGATGCGCGCGGCCATCGTCCGGTCCATAACCAGGATAAGCACATTGGTTGAATGGATGACCATTCTTCTCACCGGCGCTCTGGTGGTCTTGGTCTCGGCCAACGTGGTCGCGCGCTATCTCCTGCAGGTCGGGCTGATCTGGGCGGAGGAACTAAGCAGGCTGGCCTTCGTGTGGGTGGTTTTCTTCGGGGCCTTCGTGGCGCTTCGTAAACGTTCGCACCTGGCGATCACCTTTGTGACGGACCACCTTCCCCCTAGGGGGCGAAGCGCCGTGCGTGTCGGTGTCATCCTCCTGACGCTTGCGTTTCTGGGGGTGGTGGTCTGGGGTGGTACGCGCTTGGTCCTCCAGACAGTTCGCTTCGGTAGGGTGACACCGATGTTGGGCATCTCGGCCGCCTGGGGTTACCTTGGAGTCCCGGTGGCCGCGTTTCTGATGTTCCTGGAGGTCCTCAGGGTCCTTCTGCAGGGGGAAGACCTGGTCCCCGATGGGGACACCACCCTGCCTGCACCAGGCCGAGTAGCAGACCAGGCACGAACCGAATGA
- a CDS encoding TRAP transporter large permease, producing the protein MEVNMGTLVLLLTLGVFLAGRVPIAFALGLASVTYLFFFLPDVPLGTIAQQMYAGADSFTLTAIPFFVLVGEIMNAGGISRRLVHFTRTIVGHLTGGMGVVSLVSSMIFASISGSAVANAAGTGAITIPAMIRSGYPRGLAAAIESVSSSLGAIIPPSIPMIVYGTIAGVSIGGLFVGGYVPAILFGLALVPLLRASAARMGVPVDPRSSLQAMLRAGREAAPALLAPVLIMGGILGGVMTPTEAGAIGALYAFVVAYVFYRDLTLNELPRVLLKTAVTTGVVMLVMTVASVFSWIMAFEGIPAAVASQLSGSVGQPWLLMLGIVALLIVVGTFIDTISALTVLTPVLVPVATQAGIDPLFLGVIVSTALTLGVCTPPVGVVLFVTSSIANTSVEDTSRAGLPFIAVLIGWTFVLALLPQVILWLPHLFGFN; encoded by the coding sequence GTGGAGGTCAACATGGGCACGCTGGTACTATTACTGACCCTGGGTGTTTTCCTGGCCGGCCGGGTGCCGATCGCCTTCGCCCTCGGGCTCGCGTCGGTCACTTACTTGTTCTTTTTCCTGCCTGACGTACCGCTCGGGACCATCGCGCAGCAGATGTACGCCGGGGCCGATTCCTTCACGTTGACCGCCATCCCTTTCTTCGTGCTGGTCGGTGAGATCATGAACGCAGGCGGCATCTCTCGCCGACTGGTCCACTTCACCCGCACCATCGTCGGGCATCTCACCGGCGGGATGGGCGTGGTCAGCCTCGTCTCCAGCATGATTTTCGCGAGCATCTCGGGTTCGGCTGTGGCCAACGCCGCCGGCACCGGAGCCATTACCATTCCAGCGATGATCCGCTCCGGGTATCCCAGGGGCCTTGCTGCTGCCATCGAATCGGTTTCCAGCAGTTTGGGGGCTATTATTCCCCCGAGTATCCCCATGATCGTCTACGGCACCATCGCGGGCGTTTCCATTGGCGGGCTGTTTGTCGGCGGATATGTGCCTGCCATTCTCTTTGGCCTGGCCCTGGTCCCGTTGCTGCGGGCGAGTGCCGCCCGTATGGGTGTGCCTGTTGACCCCCGCTCCTCCCTGCAGGCGATGCTTAGGGCAGGCCGGGAAGCTGCGCCGGCACTTTTGGCACCGGTCCTGATTATGGGCGGCATCCTTGGCGGCGTCATGACGCCAACCGAGGCGGGAGCGATAGGTGCGCTATACGCCTTCGTGGTAGCTTACGTGTTCTACCGTGACTTGACGCTGAACGAACTCCCGCGGGTTCTCTTGAAGACGGCTGTGACGACCGGGGTCGTGATGCTGGTGATGACCGTCGCCTCGGTCTTCAGCTGGATCATGGCCTTTGAGGGCATCCCGGCAGCGGTGGCCAGTCAGCTCAGCGGGAGCGTCGGTCAGCCCTGGCTCCTTATGCTGGGCATCGTGGCCCTGTTGATTGTCGTCGGCACCTTCATCGATACCATCTCGGCATTGACCGTCCTCACACCGGTGCTGGTCCCTGTGGCAACGCAAGCCGGGATCGATCCGCTCTTCCTGGGTGTGATCGTATCTACGGCTCTAACGCTTGGAGTCTGCACCCCCCCTGTTGGGGTGGTGTTATTCGTCACCTCCAGCATTGCCAACACCTCCGTCGAAGACACTTCACGGGCGGGGCTGCCCTTCATCGCGGTCCTGATCGGCTGGACGTTCGTACTGGCCCTGCTTCCGCAGGTCATTCTGTGGCTTCCACACCTGTTCGGTTTCAACTGA
- a CDS encoding LacI family DNA-binding transcriptional regulator, translated as MGATVAGGAGRAHSPITIKDVALQAGTSTATVSRVLNGTGFVSPELRARVLAAARDLGYSPNAVARSLKQRSTHIIGVIISDIANPFFGSVVRGIEDVLAARQYHPLLCNTDRNADKEAMYVRLFCERRVDGVIISAAGQRADHLAILREQGIPWVFVNRRPPAFGGPAVLTDNRAGAYEATLHLIDLGHRRIGVVAGPQDVNTGIDRLAGYQEAMEARGLAIDPDWVVYGDFREESGYQGARKLMALPPERRITALFVTNNQMTIGVLRALRELGVRIPDDVALVGFDDSEWARIVDPPLTTVAQRIYEMGTAAARMLLRAVARTAVPALNEPGRDILLKPRLIVRASCGAGRLTVRERGA; from the coding sequence ATGGGTGCGACCGTGGCGGGCGGGGCAGGGCGGGCGCACAGCCCCATCACGATTAAGGATGTCGCGTTGCAGGCCGGGACTTCAACGGCGACGGTCTCCCGCGTCCTCAACGGAACGGGATTCGTCAGCCCGGAACTACGTGCGCGCGTGCTGGCGGCCGCCCGCGATCTGGGCTACTCGCCCAACGCGGTCGCCCGCAGTCTCAAGCAGCGCAGCACCCATATCATCGGGGTCATCATCAGTGACATCGCCAACCCGTTTTTCGGCTCGGTGGTCAGGGGCATCGAAGACGTTTTGGCAGCCCGTCAGTACCATCCGCTTCTGTGCAACACGGACCGCAACGCCGACAAGGAGGCTATGTACGTCCGCCTCTTTTGCGAAAGGCGGGTGGACGGGGTGATCATATCGGCCGCAGGGCAACGGGCAGATCACCTCGCGATCCTTCGGGAGCAGGGCATCCCCTGGGTCTTCGTCAACCGCCGCCCGCCTGCCTTCGGTGGTCCGGCTGTCCTGACCGACAACCGGGCCGGCGCCTACGAAGCGACCCTACACCTCATTGACCTCGGGCACCGGCGGATCGGCGTGGTGGCGGGCCCGCAGGACGTGAATACGGGGATCGACCGCCTCGCAGGCTACCAGGAAGCGATGGAGGCGCGAGGGCTGGCTATTGACCCGGACTGGGTCGTCTATGGGGATTTCCGTGAGGAGAGTGGTTACCAAGGAGCGCGCAAATTGATGGCGCTCCCGCCTGAGCGGCGTATCACGGCGCTGTTCGTCACCAACAACCAGATGACTATCGGCGTGTTGCGAGCGCTGCGCGAACTTGGAGTGCGGATTCCCGACGATGTGGCGCTGGTGGGCTTCGACGACAGCGAATGGGCTCGCATTGTGGACCCGCCCCTGACTACGGTGGCTCAGCGCATCTACGAGATGGGGACGGCCGCGGCGCGCATGCTCCTGCGCGCTGTCGCGAGAACCGCGGTTCCGGCCTTGAATGAGCCTGGACGGGACATTCTTCTCAAGCCCCGATTGATCGTCCGTGCATCTTGCGGCGCCGGCCGGTTAACGGTGCGCGAGAGGGGGGCGTAA
- a CDS encoding PPC domain-containing DNA-binding protein: MVFGTGSIRRVVVIHLDRGEDVLESLRQIVRAEQIRNGVILTGYGTLDRFSYHAVTTAGLPPQDRFVTVERPLEIVGIHGVIADGEIHAHIAVADLERGFGGHLEPGCRVLYLCDVVIGEVDGVDMRFETRPETGLRLLNVSPGHEVPGPRIDGGPGGPRPEPRPYTGRPGGHE, from the coding sequence ATGGTCTTTGGGACGGGATCGATCCGACGGGTTGTGGTCATCCACCTCGACCGCGGCGAGGACGTGTTGGAGTCCCTACGGCAAATCGTGCGAGCGGAGCAAATCCGTAATGGTGTCATCCTGACGGGCTACGGTACCCTGGACCGGTTCTCCTACCACGCCGTCACCACAGCGGGTTTGCCTCCCCAGGACCGCTTCGTCACGGTGGAGCGGCCCCTCGAAATCGTCGGTATCCATGGGGTTATCGCAGACGGCGAGATCCACGCCCACATTGCGGTGGCCGACCTCGAACGCGGCTTCGGAGGGCATCTCGAACCGGGCTGCAGGGTCCTGTACCTGTGCGACGTAGTGATTGGCGAGGTTGACGGCGTTGACATGCGCTTCGAAACCCGTCCGGAGACGGGGCTTCGGCTGCTCAACGTCAGCCCCGGGCATGAGGTACCGGGCCCGCGGATCGACGGCGGGCCCGGCGGGCCCAGGCCAGAACCAAGACCGTATACCGGGCGGCCAGGTGGCCACGAGTGA